One Planctomycetaceae bacterium DNA segment encodes these proteins:
- a CDS encoding GspE/PulE family protein, with protein MSDWLQRFVDDGTIGDTQLEEARSMAANLGITVEDALVRLNYISGVDLGRVQAEHFGYEFVDLEGKQIPNSIIELVTESMARENLVIPVDVDGDSVVIAMHNPNNIEVLDKLRFVMNRDLKVVMAPLESIQGAINRHYGQTETESVDTMISEFTETQIDFTEVEAAAATKGDEDDSAPIIRLANLIITEAMQMRASDIHIEPFEDRIRIRYRIDGALMERDSPPKRLLGALISRFKIMATMDIAEKRRPQDGRIKTRMGNKEFDLRVSILPTNHGQAVVMRILDRDNIKIGIRNLGFSEDNYRTFQNVIRRPNGIFLVTGPTGSGKTTTLYSALGELNRPDRKIITAEDPVEYYLPGINQVEVKHSIGFDFARIIKAMLRQAPNVILVGEIRDTETGEMAIQASLTGHLVFSTLHTNDAPGAITRLIDMGVQPFLVACSLMAVMAQRLVRVVCPKCKEPYQPTPEEVDYFELSPEELEEGDWVRGKGCNNCQHTGYRGRRAVFELMTMNSTLREMAFNSEPSQNIRRQARLFGMRTLVDDAKDKAAAGLTTLAEVIKLSKGGH; from the coding sequence ATGTCTGACTGGCTGCAAAGATTTGTCGATGACGGGACAATCGGTGACACGCAACTTGAGGAAGCTCGCAGCATGGCCGCGAACCTCGGGATCACCGTCGAAGATGCCCTCGTCCGGCTCAACTACATTTCCGGTGTCGACCTTGGCCGAGTCCAGGCCGAACACTTCGGGTACGAATTCGTCGACCTGGAAGGCAAGCAGATTCCCAACAGCATCATTGAGCTGGTTACGGAATCGATGGCCCGCGAAAACCTGGTCATCCCCGTCGACGTGGACGGCGATTCCGTCGTGATCGCCATGCACAACCCCAACAACATCGAAGTTCTGGACAAGCTGCGGTTCGTCATGAACCGCGACCTGAAAGTCGTCATGGCACCGCTGGAATCGATCCAGGGAGCCATCAACCGGCACTATGGTCAGACGGAAACCGAATCCGTCGACACGATGATCTCCGAATTCACCGAAACACAGATCGATTTCACCGAAGTCGAAGCCGCCGCCGCCACCAAAGGCGACGAAGACGACAGCGCCCCCATTATTCGCCTGGCAAACCTGATCATCACCGAAGCGATGCAGATGCGAGCCAGCGATATTCACATCGAACCGTTCGAAGACCGAATTCGCATTCGTTATCGAATTGACGGCGCTTTGATGGAACGGGACAGTCCTCCCAAGCGACTTCTGGGAGCCCTCATTTCCCGCTTCAAGATCATGGCGACGATGGACATCGCCGAAAAACGCCGGCCGCAGGACGGACGAATTAAGACTCGCATGGGAAATAAGGAGTTCGACCTGCGAGTCAGCATTCTGCCGACCAATCACGGGCAGGCAGTGGTCATGCGTATCCTTGACAGAGACAACATCAAGATCGGCATCCGCAATCTGGGATTCAGCGAAGATAACTACCGCACGTTCCAGAACGTCATTCGCCGTCCGAACGGCATCTTTCTGGTGACCGGACCCACAGGCTCCGGAAAGACCACCACGCTGTACAGTGCTCTGGGCGAACTCAACCGCCCGGACCGGAAGATCATCACCGCCGAAGACCCCGTCGAATACTACCTTCCGGGGATCAATCAGGTGGAAGTCAAGCACAGCATCGGCTTCGACTTCGCCCGCATTATTAAGGCCATGCTGCGGCAGGCTCCCAACGTGATTCTCGTGGGGGAAATCCGGGATACAGAAACCGGAGAAATGGCAATTCAGGCATCCTTGACTGGACACTTGGTTTTCAGCACACTTCACACGAACGATGCGCCCGGAGCTATTACACGTCTTATCGATATGGGCGTACAGCCATTTCTGGTCGCCTGTTCGCTCATGGCGGTCATGGCGCAGCGCTTGGTGCGCGTTGTCTGCCCGAAGTGTAAGGAGCCCTACCAGCCGACTCCTGAGGAGGTCGACTACTTTGAACTGAGCCCCGAGGAGCTGGAAGAAGGTGACTGGGTGCGAGGAAAAGGGTGCAATAACTGCCAGCACACCGGATACCGGGGACGTCGAGCCGTTTTTGAGCTGATGACCATGAATTCCACGCTTCGGGAAATGGCCTTCAACAGCGAACCATCCCAGAACATCCGCCGCCAGGCTCGCCTGTTCGGAATGAGAACTCTGGTCGACGATGCGAAGGACAAGGCAGCGGCAGGGCTTACGACACTGGCCGAAGTCATCAAGCTGTCCAAGGGGGGCCACTAA
- the rpsD gene encoding 30S ribosomal protein S4, producing MGRYTGPKGRVNRRLGVNVYESAGSIRALERKEFPPGMHRRRKKPTNYGIGLAEKQKIKFFYGLRDRQLNRYFDKARRMKGNTGQQLLLICERRLDNVVRRAGFALTRPQARQGIVHRHFQLNGVTVNKPGIMVKAGDIITVRKRPNIQAVYKAITESSTLPQTDWVNFEPAELRAVVTSLPAFDDVTLVVDVGAVVAFLSR from the coding sequence ATGGGGCGTTACACAGGACCAAAGGGGCGAGTGAATCGTCGCCTGGGAGTCAACGTTTACGAATCTGCCGGTTCCATCCGGGCTCTTGAGCGAAAGGAATTCCCGCCGGGAATGCACCGTCGCCGAAAGAAGCCAACGAACTACGGCATCGGCCTGGCGGAAAAGCAGAAGATCAAATTCTTCTACGGCCTGCGCGACCGGCAGTTGAACCGCTACTTCGACAAGGCGCGGCGCATGAAGGGCAACACCGGACAGCAGTTGCTGCTGATCTGTGAGCGGCGGCTGGACAACGTCGTGCGCCGCGCGGGTTTCGCTCTGACGCGACCGCAGGCTCGCCAGGGCATCGTCCACCGGCACTTTCAACTGAATGGTGTCACAGTCAACAAGCCCGGCATCATGGTAAAGGCCGGCGACATCATCACAGTCCGCAAACGTCCGAACATTCAGGCGGTGTACAAGGCCATCACGGAATCGTCCACGCTGCCTCAGACCGATTGGGTCAACTTCGAACCGGCGGAACTTCGAGCAGTGGTGACATCGCTGCCGGCATTCGACGACGTGACTCTGGTGGTCGACGTCGGTGCCGTTGTGGCATTCCTGTCGCGATAA
- a CDS encoding thioredoxin family protein, with amino-acid sequence MLKRCQTSVFVSCFLFAFALLPQSPCRAADVRWEKDLESALQSANRSNRLVLLKFTADWCGYCKKMEKTTFADDSVVRLVNNRFVPVLVDADENKDLVSQLKIKGLPALLIVSPDMLILERITGYQTAEKLLPQLNQALAANQPAQQPTQAVSDFRQPPAPRMAKPVSRSQGFADDFGDDFDRDFDGDLEKEIDAEFGSDPFANDAFGSRGSDEGPGRARVSSGQQNPFGFPERGDENTNPFAGRPPAGNPFAEHAAPGPRDSIQEARKPAFGGLCLTSVVEERRLVTGRPEIVANYHGRLLFFESEQQKRKFLAAPEKYWPMLDGDCPLTLLQTGQHVSGELQYAAVFRQRIWLFRSPQLMQEFISAPAEYVDRLQSEVR; translated from the coding sequence ATGTTAAAGCGGTGCCAGACATCGGTGTTCGTGAGTTGTTTCCTGTTTGCGTTTGCCCTGCTGCCGCAGAGTCCCTGCCGGGCGGCGGATGTGCGCTGGGAGAAGGACCTGGAGTCCGCGCTGCAGTCCGCGAATCGATCCAATCGACTGGTGCTGCTGAAGTTCACCGCGGACTGGTGCGGCTACTGCAAGAAGATGGAAAAAACCACCTTCGCCGACGATTCCGTCGTCAGGCTTGTGAACAACAGATTCGTTCCGGTCCTGGTGGACGCCGACGAAAACAAGGACCTGGTGTCTCAGTTGAAGATCAAGGGGCTTCCGGCCCTGCTGATCGTGTCGCCCGACATGCTGATTCTGGAACGAATCACCGGCTACCAGACCGCCGAAAAGTTGCTGCCTCAACTTAACCAGGCACTTGCGGCAAATCAGCCGGCACAACAGCCGACTCAGGCGGTTTCCGATTTCCGTCAGCCGCCCGCGCCGCGAATGGCGAAGCCTGTTTCCCGTTCGCAGGGTTTCGCGGACGACTTTGGTGACGACTTCGATCGTGACTTCGACGGCGATCTGGAAAAGGAAATTGATGCCGAATTCGGCAGCGATCCGTTCGCGAATGACGCCTTCGGCAGCCGCGGCAGCGACGAAGGACCGGGCCGGGCTCGCGTGTCGTCCGGCCAGCAGAATCCGTTTGGCTTTCCCGAGCGCGGAGACGAAAACACCAACCCCTTTGCCGGACGTCCGCCAGCCGGAAACCCGTTTGCAGAACACGCTGCTCCAGGCCCGCGGGACAGCATCCAGGAAGCTCGCAAACCGGCGTTCGGCGGGCTGTGTCTGACCAGCGTTGTCGAAGAACGACGCCTGGTCACCGGACGGCCGGAAATCGTGGCGAACTATCACGGCAGGCTGCTGTTCTTTGAAAGCGAACAGCAGAAACGCAAGTTCCTGGCGGCTCCGGAAAAGTACTGGCCGATGCTCGACGGCGACTGTCCGCTAACGCTGCTGCAGACAGGTCAACACGTGAGCGGTGAACTGCAATACGCCGCAGTCTTCCGCCAGCGCATCTGGCTGTTTCGGTCGCCACAACTGATGCAGGAATTCATCAGCGCTCCGGCGGAGTACGTTGATCGCCTTCAAAGCGAAGTACGGTAG
- a CDS encoding ZIP family metal transporter has protein sequence MAALLLGIPSAQVANADEAGLPKPAESVATHTPGGDSPGGDSLAADSPGFALPGSARSAPHGYRLDSWVVMLIGIYCTLIVLSSLIGGWLPGMIELTHNRMQTMISFVGGLMLGIGVLHLLPHSLKELPSVDLAVGWMMAGIIVMFLLMRLFHFHNHGVAESDEGTPCEHDHEHSHSHQHSHPQTLAHHLSWVGIVIGLSLHTLIDGIALGASVAAGSFHPSVLSLYGVGTFLAIILHKPLDAVSITALMAAGGWKHRAQNLVNTGFALMCPLGAALFLISASYFTFHQPMIIGCGMAFSAGVFVCISLSDLLPEMEFHSHHRLRLSLALALGVALAWAITFIEPQHLH, from the coding sequence GTGGCAGCCCTGCTTCTCGGAATCCCGTCCGCACAGGTCGCGAATGCCGATGAAGCAGGTTTGCCGAAACCCGCTGAGTCTGTGGCCACCCACACGCCCGGTGGCGATTCGCCCGGTGGCGATTCGCTGGCTGCCGATTCGCCCGGTTTCGCCCTGCCCGGCAGCGCCCGGTCCGCGCCTCACGGATACCGGCTGGATTCGTGGGTGGTGATGCTGATTGGGATTTACTGCACGCTGATTGTGCTCAGTTCACTGATCGGCGGCTGGCTGCCGGGAATGATTGAGCTGACTCATAACCGCATGCAGACGATGATCAGCTTCGTCGGCGGCCTGATGCTGGGTATCGGAGTGCTGCACCTGCTGCCGCATTCGCTGAAGGAACTGCCGTCCGTTGATCTGGCCGTCGGGTGGATGATGGCCGGAATCATCGTGATGTTTCTGCTGATGCGGCTGTTCCATTTTCACAATCACGGCGTCGCCGAAAGTGACGAAGGAACCCCCTGCGAACACGACCACGAACACAGCCACAGTCACCAGCATTCGCATCCGCAGACGCTGGCGCATCATCTGAGCTGGGTGGGGATTGTCATCGGTCTGAGCCTGCACACGCTGATCGACGGAATCGCTCTGGGGGCCAGCGTCGCGGCTGGTTCGTTTCATCCCAGCGTGCTGTCGCTTTACGGAGTCGGGACGTTTCTGGCCATCATTCTGCACAAACCGCTCGACGCTGTTTCGATCACAGCCCTGATGGCGGCCGGAGGCTGGAAGCATCGCGCCCAAAACCTGGTGAACACCGGATTCGCTCTGATGTGCCCGCTGGGCGCCGCGCTGTTTCTGATCTCCGCCAGCTACTTCACGTTTCACCAGCCGATGATCATTGGCTGCGGGATGGCGTTTTCCGCCGGGGTGTTTGTCTGCATCTCGCTCAGCGATCTGCTGCCGGAAATGGAATTCCATTCTCATCACAGACTGCGGCTTTCACTGGCTCTGGCTCTCGGAGTCGCCCTGGCCTGGGCCATCACGTTCATTGAGCCGCAGCATCTGCATTGA
- the purL gene encoding phosphoribosylformylglycinamidine synthase subunit PurL → MLWEVEILPSKDARDHEGQRVLADARSLGIHSLTDVKSARSFLIQGDLDEQQVNDAARFLLCDPVVEHVRIASLPSSDQAESDCLNVLLHPGVTDSVADNAAKALAAQNFSVTAVATCRKYWLTGTLSDMERARVESRVLSNDAIEHVVAGPLRISDLSVGTDYRFELSTVAIRNADDETLLRLSSEGQLYLSLTEMQTIRDYFRAQDCDPTDIELETIAQTWSEHCSHKTLAGRIHYVETSGGEVVREIPFQNMLKETIFQATVDIRGKLGADDWCLSVFSDNAGIVRFDDRQAVCIKVETHNHPSAIEPYGGANTGLGGVIRDPMGTGLGARPVCNTDVFCFARPDFPADQLPPGVLHPRAVMKGVVSGVRDYGNRMGIPTVNGAVYFDDRYLGNPLVYCGNVAMIPNDRIHGSVSNGDLIVAVGGRTGRDGIHGATFSSAELTEESESISGGAVQIGNPVTEKMVLDVLLEARSRNLYSAITDCGAGGFSSAVGEMGENTGAEVWLEKAPLKYSGLSYTEIWISEAQERMVLAVPEKHLAEFTSLAESEGVEATVIGKFTDTRELVLKYEDNEVGRLNMSFLHDGRPPVIREAVFDLNPAGASEQTDSADSGTALNKPDYTDDLKKILGCLNVASKEAIIRQYDHEVQAGSVVKPLVGVHSDGPSDAAVVRPDLRSNRGLVISCGMNPHFGDLDPYWMAASAIDEAVRNCVAVGADPARIAILDNFCWGNTERPETLGTLVRAALACKDIATAYGTPFVSGKDSLNNEFSYEDADGNRRTVAIPPTLLITALGQMEDVEQAVTMDLKGPDNVLYLVGETKEELGGSHFNLVNGLSGGKVPTVDPEQAPQVFAAIHRAIKAGLVLSCHDLSEGGLAVAAAEMAIAGDVGVTLDADVGDAVNLFSESNSRFLVEVRRSQTSAFEDCIGSVARKLVGVTSSTNLLIVSSTHGVVMNAPVAELKAAWQAPLSL, encoded by the coding sequence ATGCTCTGGGAAGTGGAGATTCTGCCGTCGAAGGATGCTCGCGACCACGAAGGTCAGCGAGTTCTGGCGGACGCTCGAAGTCTGGGAATTCACTCGCTGACTGACGTGAAATCCGCGCGATCGTTTCTCATCCAGGGCGATCTGGACGAACAGCAGGTAAACGACGCGGCCCGGTTTCTGCTGTGTGATCCGGTCGTGGAACACGTGCGGATCGCGTCGCTGCCATCGAGCGACCAGGCGGAATCCGACTGCCTGAACGTGCTGCTGCATCCCGGCGTCACGGACAGCGTGGCCGACAACGCCGCGAAGGCACTGGCGGCTCAGAACTTCAGCGTCACCGCCGTCGCCACATGTCGCAAGTACTGGCTGACGGGAACACTTTCGGACATGGAACGCGCTCGAGTCGAATCGCGAGTGCTTTCCAACGACGCCATTGAACACGTCGTCGCCGGACCGCTGCGGATTTCGGACTTATCTGTCGGAACGGACTACCGCTTCGAACTGTCCACCGTCGCCATTCGCAACGCGGACGACGAAACGCTGCTGCGGCTTTCGTCGGAAGGTCAGCTTTACCTGAGCCTGACGGAAATGCAGACGATCCGCGACTACTTTCGCGCTCAGGACTGCGATCCGACGGACATCGAACTGGAAACGATCGCTCAGACATGGAGCGAACACTGTTCGCACAAGACGCTGGCCGGTCGGATTCACTACGTCGAAACGTCCGGCGGCGAAGTCGTGCGCGAGATCCCGTTTCAGAACATGCTGAAGGAAACCATCTTCCAGGCGACTGTCGATATCCGCGGCAAACTGGGCGCCGACGACTGGTGCCTGAGCGTCTTCAGCGACAACGCGGGCATCGTCCGGTTTGATGACAGGCAGGCGGTCTGCATCAAGGTCGAAACTCACAACCATCCGTCCGCCATCGAACCTTACGGCGGAGCGAACACGGGACTGGGCGGAGTCATTCGCGATCCGATGGGCACGGGTCTGGGAGCCCGACCGGTCTGCAACACTGACGTCTTCTGTTTCGCCCGGCCCGACTTTCCCGCCGATCAGTTGCCGCCCGGTGTGCTGCATCCCAGAGCTGTGATGAAGGGAGTTGTGTCGGGCGTCCGGGACTACGGCAATCGCATGGGCATTCCGACCGTCAACGGAGCCGTGTATTTTGACGATCGGTATCTCGGCAACCCGCTGGTTTACTGCGGCAACGTCGCCATGATTCCGAACGACCGGATTCACGGCAGTGTTTCTAACGGTGATCTGATCGTGGCCGTCGGCGGGCGCACCGGCCGCGACGGCATCCACGGCGCCACGTTTTCTTCGGCGGAACTGACCGAAGAGAGCGAATCCATCAGCGGCGGCGCCGTTCAGATCGGCAATCCCGTCACGGAAAAAATGGTGCTGGACGTGCTGCTGGAAGCACGCAGCCGCAACCTGTATTCCGCCATCACCGACTGCGGTGCCGGCGGGTTCAGCAGCGCGGTGGGCGAAATGGGCGAAAACACCGGAGCCGAAGTGTGGCTGGAAAAAGCGCCGCTGAAGTATTCCGGCCTGAGCTACACCGAAATCTGGATCAGCGAAGCTCAGGAACGCATGGTGCTGGCTGTTCCCGAAAAGCACCTGGCAGAATTCACCTCACTGGCGGAATCCGAAGGCGTCGAAGCCACTGTCATCGGAAAGTTCACCGACACCCGCGAACTTGTGCTGAAGTACGAAGACAACGAAGTCGGCCGGCTGAACATGTCGTTTCTCCACGACGGCCGTCCGCCCGTCATTCGCGAAGCCGTGTTCGACCTGAACCCGGCCGGCGCATCAGAACAGACCGATTCCGCGGATTCCGGCACCGCGCTGAACAAGCCGGACTACACCGACGATCTGAAGAAGATTCTCGGTTGCCTGAATGTGGCCAGCAAGGAAGCCATTATTCGTCAGTACGATCATGAGGTTCAGGCCGGCAGCGTGGTCAAGCCTCTGGTCGGCGTTCACAGCGACGGACCGTCCGACGCCGCCGTGGTCCGGCCGGACCTGCGTTCCAATCGCGGACTCGTGATTTCGTGTGGCATGAATCCACATTTCGGCGATCTCGATCCGTACTGGATGGCCGCCTCCGCAATCGATGAAGCGGTGCGGAACTGCGTGGCCGTGGGAGCCGACCCGGCGCGGATCGCGATCCTGGACAACTTCTGCTGGGGCAACACCGAACGTCCGGAAACTCTGGGCACACTCGTGCGGGCCGCCCTGGCCTGCAAAGACATCGCGACGGCCTACGGCACGCCTTTCGTCAGCGGCAAAGACAGTCTCAACAACGAATTCAGTTACGAAGACGCCGATGGAAACCGCCGGACGGTCGCCATTCCACCGACGCTGCTGATCACGGCGCTGGGACAAATGGAAGACGTCGAACAGGCCGTGACGATGGATCTGAAGGGCCCCGACAACGTCCTGTACCTCGTCGGCGAAACAAAAGAGGAACTCGGCGGAAGCCACTTCAACCTCGTCAATGGACTGTCCGGCGGCAAGGTTCCCACCGTTGATCCGGAACAGGCGCCTCAGGTTTTCGCCGCGATTCATCGAGCAATCAAAGCCGGCCTGGTCCTGAGCTGCCACGATCTCAGCGAAGGCGGCCTGGCCGTCGCCGCCGCCGAAATGGCCATCGCGGGAGACGTCGGTGTGACTCTGGACGCTGATGTCGGCGACGCCGTGAACCTGTTTTCGGAAAGTAACAGCCGGTTTTTGGTGGAAGTCAGGCGTTCACAGACTTCGGCGTTTGAAGACTGCATCGGTTCCGTCGCCCGAAAACTGGTCGGCGTCACTTCATCGACAAATCTCCTGATCGTATCGAGCACTCACGGCGTAGTGATGAATGCACCTGTTGCTGAACTGAAGGCAGCGTGGCAGGCGCCATTGAGTCTGTGA
- a CDS encoding DUF1501 domain-containing protein has protein sequence MNGPALSTRRDVLRNAAGGFAAIALQAMLADESCGADRPADGTAADPLAVRPAHYPPRAQRVIFLYMTGGVSHVDSFDYKPELFAGHGRQITVDNWQGRTGEFTRYLKQPNWKFRPGGTCGTMVSDLFPHIRNVADDLCVIRSMESDHTNHYESTLGMHCGSWTFARPSIGAWVSYGLGTENRNLPSFMVVAPHAPYAGAQTWGSDFLPGAHQGTWIIPGDNPIPDIRPRVPASELQEMELALLNQANARHRKQRPADAALEARIRSFETAFGMQREAPEAIDLSGETQATLNMYGLAPGQTTGFGWQCLVARRLAERGVRFIELIDVGSSNNWDAHGDMATHAPLAGNVDQPIAALIRDLKQRGMLDDTLVVWTTEFGRTPYHENAGHPGREHHHQVFSSWMAGAGVRSGIAYGSSDEYGIAVAEDRVHVHDFHATILHLLGLDHERLTFRHAGRDYRLTDVHGDVVRNILL, from the coding sequence ATGAATGGTCCTGCGTTATCGACACGGCGTGATGTCCTGAGAAACGCTGCCGGTGGATTTGCGGCGATCGCTCTGCAGGCGATGCTCGCTGACGAATCATGCGGCGCCGATCGTCCTGCTGACGGAACCGCCGCCGATCCTCTGGCCGTTCGTCCCGCGCATTATCCGCCGCGCGCCCAGCGAGTCATCTTTCTGTATATGACCGGCGGCGTTTCGCATGTCGATTCGTTCGACTACAAGCCGGAACTGTTTGCCGGACACGGCCGGCAGATCACCGTTGACAACTGGCAGGGCCGAACCGGTGAGTTCACGCGGTACCTGAAGCAGCCCAACTGGAAGTTCCGGCCCGGCGGCACCTGCGGAACAATGGTCAGCGATCTGTTCCCGCACATCAGAAACGTGGCCGATGATTTGTGTGTCATTCGATCGATGGAAAGTGACCACACGAATCACTACGAAAGCACGCTGGGGATGCACTGCGGTTCCTGGACGTTCGCACGGCCCAGCATCGGAGCGTGGGTCAGCTACGGGCTGGGCACCGAAAACCGCAACCTGCCGTCGTTCATGGTTGTCGCGCCGCATGCGCCGTACGCGGGGGCTCAGACGTGGGGCAGTGACTTCCTTCCCGGAGCGCATCAGGGAACCTGGATCATTCCGGGAGACAACCCGATTCCCGATATTCGGCCGCGAGTTCCGGCTTCCGAACTGCAGGAAATGGAACTGGCTCTGCTGAATCAGGCCAACGCCCGGCATCGGAAACAGCGTCCGGCCGACGCCGCTCTGGAAGCCCGCATTCGATCGTTCGAAACTGCCTTCGGAATGCAGCGGGAAGCGCCCGAAGCCATTGATCTGTCCGGCGAAACTCAGGCAACACTGAACATGTACGGACTGGCGCCGGGCCAGACAACGGGCTTCGGCTGGCAATGTCTGGTCGCCCGCCGGCTTGCCGAACGCGGCGTGCGGTTCATTGAACTGATCGACGTCGGTTCGTCGAATAACTGGGACGCTCACGGCGACATGGCGACGCATGCTCCGCTGGCCGGAAACGTTGACCAGCCGATCGCGGCGCTGATCCGGGATCTGAAACAGCGCGGCATGCTGGACGACACGCTGGTCGTCTGGACCACGGAATTCGGCCGGACTCCGTACCACGAAAACGCCGGTCACCCCGGACGCGAACATCATCATCAGGTGTTTTCGTCATGGATGGCGGGAGCCGGCGTGCGCAGCGGAATCGCCTACGGATCGTCCGACGAATACGGCATCGCGGTCGCCGAAGATCGCGTTCACGTCCACGATTTCCACGCCACGATTCTGCATCTGCTGGGCCTGGACCACGAACGGCTGACCTTCCGCCACGCCGGACGCGACTATCGACTGACGGATGTGCACGGCGACGTCGTCAGAAACATCCTGCTGTAA